Proteins co-encoded in one bacterium genomic window:
- the msrA gene encoding peptide-methionine (S)-S-oxide reductase MsrA: MKNATFGAGCFWGVESAFRKLDGVTATAVGYAGGSTRDPSYEDVCGGQTGHAEVVQVDYDPARVSYDDLLNLFWAIHDPTTLNRQGPDIGSQYRSAIFFHDAEQETQAAASLERLRRSGRHSRDIVTEITPAADFYRAEDYHQQYFDKRGRASWS; the protein is encoded by the coding sequence ATGAAGAATGCGACATTCGGGGCGGGCTGCTTCTGGGGTGTGGAATCGGCGTTCCGCAAACTGGACGGCGTGACGGCGACGGCGGTGGGATACGCCGGCGGCAGCACCCGGGACCCCTCCTACGAAGACGTCTGCGGTGGGCAGACGGGCCACGCCGAGGTGGTACAGGTCGACTATGACCCGGCGCGGGTCTCCTACGACGACCTGCTGAACCTGTTTTGGGCCATCCACGACCCGACGACCCTCAACCGCCAGGGTCCCGACATCGGCAGCCAATATCGCTCGGCGATCTTTTTCCACGACGCCGAACAAGAGACCCAGGCGGCGGCGTCCCTGGAGCGACTGCGCCGCTCCGGGCGCCATAGCCGCGACATCGTCACCGAAATCACCCCGGCGGCGGACTTCTATCGGGCCGAAGATTACCACCAACAGTATTTCGACAAGCGCGGCCGAGCCAGCTGGTCCTAG